A genomic stretch from Pontibacter liquoris includes:
- a CDS encoding YybH family protein → MTALTTTASFPEPKETSEKEVIQALEGQIAAWNAGDLEAAMAFYWNSPDILWINKTGLEKGYQEVLDMFRQDFTDSSHMGQYSYEPLHIEQITPEVVFFVIRWKILLRGKRLMGGVSSQLWKKPAGRWVITCEHAS, encoded by the coding sequence ATGACTGCATTGACAACAACGGCCTCCTTTCCCGAACCGAAAGAAACAAGCGAAAAGGAAGTGATCCAAGCCTTGGAGGGGCAGATTGCTGCCTGGAACGCCGGTGACCTGGAAGCGGCCATGGCTTTTTACTGGAACTCGCCCGACATCCTCTGGATAAACAAAACCGGCCTCGAAAAAGGCTACCAGGAAGTGCTGGACATGTTCCGCCAGGACTTTACTGACAGCAGCCACATGGGCCAGTACAGCTACGAACCGCTGCATATTGAACAGATAACACCTGAGGTCGTTTTCTTTGTTATCCGCTGGAAAATTTTGCTGCGCGGCAAACGCCTGATGGGCGGTGTTTCGTCGCAGCTTTGGAAAAAGCCTGCCGGCCGCTGGGTGATTACCTGTGAGCACGCGAGTTAG